The Mycobacteriales bacterium genome includes a window with the following:
- a CDS encoding lycopene cyclase domain-containing protein gives MRFAYLLVLLGCLLGTAPLEVVLGTRVYARWRRLLLTLAPVLVVFLVWDALAIRAGHWAYDAAQTTGVVFGNVPLEEVAFFLVVPVCAILTLEAVRAVRGWEVGDE, from the coding sequence GTGAGGTTCGCCTACTTGCTCGTCCTGCTCGGCTGCCTGCTCGGGACCGCCCCGCTCGAGGTCGTGCTCGGCACCCGCGTCTACGCCCGCTGGCGCCGCCTGCTGCTCACCCTCGCGCCCGTGCTGGTGGTCTTCCTCGTCTGGGACGCCCTCGCGATCCGGGCCGGTCACTGGGCCTACGACGCGGCGCAGACCACCGGCGTCGTCTTCGGCAACGTGCCGCTCGAGGAGGTGGCCTTCTTCCTCGTCGTACCGGTCTGCGCCATCCTCACCCTCGAGGCGGTCCGGGCCGTGAGGGGCTGGGAGGTCGGGGACGAGTGA
- a CDS encoding phytoene/squalene synthase family protein: MSGRELDAAGITDPALRASYEACRRLNASHGRTYYLATLLLPAWKRPYVHALYGFARYADEIVDDLASTLTDAEKADWLVGWGEQFVADVAAGGSEHPISRAVVDTVRRWDIPMTYVEAFLASMRMDLTVTDYATYDDLMTYVYGSAAVIGLEMVPVLEPLVPREVADPYAADLGIAFQMSNFIRDVGEDLQRGRVYLPLEELAAFGVDREHLQRGVVDARVRRALAFQVARTRETYRVAAHGVRLLHPTSRPCIETALALYGGILDEVEKADYQVLDRRVSVGSARRAAVAGPGLVRAALARRKTPNQGEVGRSTRPEESRS; encoded by the coding sequence GTGAGCGGTAGGGAGCTGGACGCGGCAGGCATCACCGACCCGGCGCTGCGCGCGTCCTACGAGGCGTGCCGGCGGCTCAACGCGAGCCACGGCCGGACCTACTACCTCGCCACGCTGCTGCTGCCTGCGTGGAAGCGGCCCTACGTCCACGCCCTCTACGGCTTCGCCCGCTACGCCGACGAGATCGTCGACGACCTCGCGAGCACCCTCACCGACGCCGAGAAGGCCGACTGGCTCGTCGGCTGGGGTGAGCAGTTCGTCGCCGACGTCGCCGCCGGCGGCAGCGAGCACCCGATCAGCCGCGCCGTCGTCGACACGGTGCGCCGCTGGGACATCCCCATGACCTACGTCGAGGCGTTCCTCGCGAGCATGCGGATGGACCTCACCGTCACCGACTACGCGACCTACGACGACCTCATGACCTACGTCTACGGCAGCGCGGCCGTCATCGGTCTCGAGATGGTGCCGGTGCTCGAGCCGCTCGTTCCGCGCGAGGTCGCCGACCCCTACGCCGCCGACCTCGGCATCGCCTTCCAGATGAGCAATTTCATCCGCGACGTCGGCGAGGACCTCCAGCGCGGCCGCGTCTACCTGCCGCTGGAGGAGCTCGCCGCCTTCGGGGTCGACCGCGAGCACCTCCAGCGCGGGGTCGTCGACGCGCGGGTCCGCCGCGCGCTCGCCTTCCAGGTCGCCCGCACCCGCGAGACCTACCGCGTCGCGGCTCACGGCGTGCGGCTGCTGCACCCGACCAGCCGCCCCTGCATCGAGACCGCGCTGGCGCTCTACGGCGGCATCCTGGACGAGGTCGAGAAGGCCGACTACCAAGTCCTCGACCGGCGCGTGAGCGTCGGCAGCGCCCGCCGCGCCGCGGTCGCGGGTCCCGGTCTGGTCCGGGCCGCCCTCGCACGCAGGAAGACGCCCAACCAGGGCGAAGTAGGACGAAGCACCCGCCCCGAGGAGTCCCGCTCATGA
- a CDS encoding sialidase family protein, which produces MNRRRAAALVSLACAGGLVVPAVSGSSPAAAAAACAAQAPLTWEQPKYVDENRAGGEPLVQTHPSGRLMYSSHAGTTHFYSPEAAATGSSAFVENYEGQTYIWTSDDNGVTWDFRDRDGLLAGTGNNLPASGFSDPEFSIDSEGGVYFSEINLANVAVSSSTDKGSTWALQNFFGAVLTDRQWMEADRPGELYFVANALGGGTGTPLSPGTGHFISKSTDGGATFTTNIPNPGGIGDLRVDKRNGTVYEVHYTGGNLSVAAFRNARSGDLTKTDDNIVAEGVRLISSFAAIDLDPSGNVYITWDDLGGDEREAGIYYAYSTDAGKTWSQAYQVDDGSGTAIWPWIGVGDDGRVGIAWLQADTRLPNNNGETVGEHGWRVVGAVTTSGLGCADSRTPVFSRSVATQDPVHRGTICQSGTICQATVTDRRLGDYISLDVDNTGRMYVGYSDTRVDGAVSLPGFVRQAGGPSLVAPKDAGTTPGATTGQPPVAVPPSVVPSAPQLPATGPSGLVPLAGAVLVLGLVAARRRARV; this is translated from the coding sequence ATGAACCGTCGTCGCGCCGCCGCACTCGTCTCGCTCGCCTGCGCCGGCGGCCTGGTCGTCCCGGCGGTGAGCGGGTCGTCCCCCGCCGCCGCTGCCGCGGCCTGCGCCGCTCAGGCCCCCTTGACCTGGGAGCAGCCGAAGTACGTCGACGAGAACCGCGCGGGTGGCGAGCCGCTCGTGCAGACGCACCCGAGCGGTCGGCTGATGTACTCCAGCCACGCCGGTACGACGCACTTCTACTCGCCCGAGGCCGCGGCGACCGGGTCGTCGGCGTTCGTGGAGAACTACGAGGGCCAGACCTACATCTGGACCAGTGACGACAACGGGGTGACCTGGGACTTCCGCGATCGTGACGGGCTGCTCGCGGGCACGGGCAACAACCTCCCAGCCAGCGGTTTCTCCGACCCGGAGTTCTCGATCGACTCCGAGGGCGGCGTCTACTTCTCCGAGATCAACCTCGCCAACGTCGCGGTCAGCAGCAGCACCGACAAGGGCTCGACGTGGGCCCTGCAGAACTTCTTCGGCGCGGTGCTCACCGACCGGCAGTGGATGGAGGCCGACCGGCCCGGCGAGCTCTACTTCGTCGCCAACGCCTTGGGCGGCGGCACCGGCACACCGCTGTCGCCCGGCACCGGGCACTTCATCAGCAAGAGCACCGACGGCGGCGCGACCTTCACGACCAACATCCCGAACCCCGGCGGCATCGGCGACCTGCGGGTCGACAAGCGCAACGGCACCGTCTACGAGGTGCACTACACCGGTGGCAACCTCTCGGTCGCAGCGTTCCGCAACGCCCGCAGCGGCGACCTCACCAAGACCGACGACAACATCGTCGCCGAGGGCGTCCGGCTGATCTCGAGCTTCGCCGCGATCGACCTCGACCCGTCGGGCAACGTCTACATCACCTGGGACGACCTCGGCGGCGACGAGCGCGAAGCCGGCATCTACTACGCCTACTCCACGGACGCCGGCAAGACCTGGTCGCAGGCCTACCAGGTCGACGACGGCTCAGGCACCGCGATCTGGCCCTGGATCGGCGTCGGCGACGACGGCCGGGTCGGCATCGCGTGGCTGCAGGCCGACACCCGGCTGCCCAACAACAACGGCGAGACCGTGGGTGAGCACGGCTGGCGCGTCGTCGGTGCGGTGACGACCAGCGGCCTGGGCTGCGCCGACTCGAGGACCCCGGTCTTCTCGCGCAGCGTCGCGACCCAGGACCCGGTCCACCGCGGCACTATCTGCCAGTCCGGCACGATTTGCCAGGCCACTGTGACCGATCGCCGGCTCGGCGACTACATCTCGCTCGACGTCGACAACACCGGCCGGATGTATGTCGGCTACTCCGACACCCGCGTCGACGGCGCGGTGTCGCTGCCCGGCTTCGTCCGCCAGGCCGGCGGCCCGTCGCTCGTCGCCCCCAAGGACGCCGGCACGACGCCCGGTGCGACCACCGGGCAGCCGCCGGTCGCGGTCCCGCCGTCGGTGGTGCCGAGCGCCCCACAGCTGCCGGCCACCGGCCCGAGCGGGCTCGTGCCGCTCGCCGGTGCCGTGCTCGTCCTCGGCCTCGTCGCAGCCCGGCGCCGCGCCCGGGTGTAG
- a CDS encoding phosphate-starvation-inducible PsiE family protein, whose protein sequence is MPTTPQQPAPETPLPVRLGNKVLSVVEDCIYVAVAVLLAAAALVVLGRTAVELVDKAQDSRPDALVEVLDSLLLVFIFVELLYAVRTTLKERQIVAEPFLIAGILVAIKEIVVLSVKGADEYLSKGPEFARAMVEIGLLTGVVLALSTAALLLRRKEAEPVETTTAPTPD, encoded by the coding sequence GTGCCGACCACACCGCAGCAGCCCGCCCCCGAGACCCCCCTCCCCGTGCGCCTCGGCAACAAGGTGCTGTCCGTCGTCGAGGACTGCATCTACGTCGCCGTCGCCGTGCTGCTCGCCGCCGCCGCGCTGGTCGTCCTCGGCCGCACCGCCGTCGAGCTGGTCGACAAGGCGCAGGACTCACGTCCCGACGCGCTCGTGGAGGTGCTCGACAGCCTGCTGCTCGTCTTCATCTTCGTCGAGCTGCTCTACGCGGTCCGCACGACGCTGAAGGAGCGCCAGATCGTCGCCGAGCCGTTCCTCATCGCCGGCATCCTGGTGGCCATCAAGGAGATCGTGGTGCTGTCGGTGAAGGGCGCCGACGAGTACCTGTCGAAGGGACCGGAGTTCGCCCGGGCCATGGTGGAGATCGGGCTGCTCACCGGGGTCGTGCTCGCGCTGTCGACCGCCGCGCTGCTGCTGCGGCGCAAGGAGGCCGAACCGGTCGAGACGACCACCGCGCCGACGCCCGACTAG
- the crtI gene encoding phytoene desaturase family protein, whose protein sequence is MKTVSGRTDRVVIVGAGLAGLSAALRLAGAGREVTVLEREDIPGGRNGLLELEGYRFDTGPTVLTMPDLIADALDCVGEKLEDWLTLDPVDPLYRAYYPDGSTLDVKADVGEMAEEVRRVCGPAEAQGYLRYVDFVSDLYRFEMKDFIDRNIDSPFTLLTPNLARLAAIGGFRKLAPKVEQYLQDPRTQRVLSFQSMYAGLSPYDALAIYAVIAYMDSVAGVYFPRGGMHAVPRALAGAAEKHGVALHYGRSVARVLVEHGRAVGVETTDGERFDADVVILNPDLPVAYRELLPPSATPARVKRQTYSPSCFLLLAGSSASYSQIAHHNIHFGRSWRGVFDELIGSGSLMSDPSVLVTNPTLSDPSLAPDGKQSYYVLFPTPNLSAGIDWDVVGPRYRDEVVARLEGLGYVGFGGAIDVESVTTPADWGRRGMEQGAPFAAAHSFFQTGPFRAANLAPKVDGVVFAGSGTQPGVGVPMVLISGRLAAERILGKDPSYSSRAMRLAR, encoded by the coding sequence GTGAAGACCGTCTCCGGCAGGACCGACCGCGTCGTCATCGTCGGAGCCGGTCTCGCCGGGCTGTCCGCAGCCCTGCGGCTCGCCGGTGCCGGTCGCGAGGTGACGGTCCTCGAGCGCGAGGACATCCCCGGCGGGCGCAACGGCCTGCTGGAGCTCGAGGGCTACCGCTTCGACACCGGCCCGACCGTGCTGACGATGCCCGACCTCATCGCCGACGCCTTGGACTGCGTCGGGGAGAAGCTCGAGGACTGGCTCACGCTCGACCCGGTCGACCCGCTCTACCGCGCCTACTACCCCGACGGCTCGACGCTCGATGTGAAGGCCGACGTCGGCGAGATGGCCGAGGAGGTGCGCCGGGTCTGCGGGCCGGCCGAGGCCCAGGGCTACCTGCGCTACGTCGACTTCGTCTCGGACCTCTACCGCTTCGAGATGAAGGACTTCATCGACCGCAACATCGACTCGCCCTTCACGCTGCTCACGCCCAACCTCGCGCGCCTCGCCGCGATCGGTGGCTTCCGCAAGCTCGCGCCGAAGGTCGAGCAGTACCTCCAGGACCCGCGGACCCAGCGGGTGCTCTCCTTCCAGAGCATGTACGCCGGGCTGTCGCCCTACGACGCGCTCGCCATCTACGCGGTCATCGCCTACATGGACTCCGTCGCGGGCGTCTACTTCCCGCGCGGGGGCATGCACGCGGTTCCCCGCGCGCTTGCGGGCGCGGCCGAGAAGCACGGCGTTGCGCTGCACTACGGCCGGTCGGTCGCGCGCGTGCTCGTCGAGCACGGCCGGGCTGTCGGCGTCGAGACCACCGACGGCGAGCGCTTCGACGCCGACGTCGTGATCCTCAACCCCGACCTGCCGGTCGCCTACCGCGAGCTGCTGCCGCCGTCGGCCACACCGGCGCGCGTGAAGCGCCAGACCTACTCGCCGTCGTGCTTCCTGCTGCTCGCCGGCTCCTCGGCGTCCTACTCCCAGATCGCGCACCACAACATCCACTTCGGCCGGTCGTGGCGCGGCGTCTTCGACGAGCTCATTGGCTCGGGCTCCCTCATGAGCGACCCGTCGGTGCTGGTCACCAACCCGACCCTCTCCGACCCGTCGCTCGCCCCCGACGGCAAGCAGTCCTACTACGTGCTCTTCCCGACGCCCAACCTGTCGGCCGGCATCGACTGGGACGTCGTCGGCCCGCGCTACCGCGACGAGGTCGTCGCCCGGCTCGAGGGCCTCGGCTACGTCGGCTTCGGCGGCGCCATCGACGTCGAGTCGGTCACGACCCCGGCCGACTGGGGGCGCCGCGGGATGGAGCAGGGCGCTCCCTTCGCCGCAGCGCACTCCTTCTTCCAGACCGGGCCGTTTCGCGCCGCCAACCTCGCGCCGAAGGTGGACGGCGTGGTGTTCGCCGGCTCGGGCACCCAGCCGGGCGTCGGCGTGCCGATGGTGCTGATCAGCGGCCGCCTCGCCGCGGAGCGCATCCTCGGCAAGGACCCGTCGTACTCCTCCCGGGCCATGCGCCTCGCCCGCTGA
- the map gene encoding type I methionyl aminopeptidase, with protein MTAPTLAANDPCHCGSGRKYKRCHRLADIDPERVAADLARKAEAERLAAAFVRPGRLSPRREVPPEIPRPDYALDTHGRPRHRDSGGPKDADTIARMRVAGQAAAEVLAAVGAAVRPGVTTDELDAIAHAECIARGGYPSPLGYGGSGTPYPKSLCTSVNEVICHGIPDSTVLKDGDIVNCDVTIYLDGVHGDTNATFLVGEVSEQDRRLVEVTRECLDLGIAAVRPGGTVRDIGRAIQAHAESHGYGVVQAFVGHGIGRSFHSDPQIYHYDNPQARTVLQPGMTFTIEPMITIGDWRHEMWDDGWTAVTRDRSRTAQFEHTLVVTETGADVLTRIG; from the coding sequence ATGACTGCACCGACCCTGGCGGCCAACGACCCCTGCCACTGCGGCAGCGGGCGCAAGTACAAGCGCTGCCACCGGCTCGCCGACATCGACCCCGAGCGCGTCGCCGCGGACCTCGCCCGCAAGGCCGAGGCGGAGCGACTGGCCGCGGCCTTCGTGCGCCCCGGCAGGCTGTCGCCGCGCCGCGAGGTGCCGCCGGAGATCCCGCGCCCCGACTACGCCCTCGACACGCACGGCCGGCCGCGCCACCGCGACAGCGGTGGGCCGAAGGACGCCGACACGATCGCGCGGATGCGCGTCGCGGGTCAGGCCGCCGCGGAGGTGCTCGCTGCCGTGGGTGCCGCCGTCCGTCCCGGTGTCACGACCGACGAGCTCGACGCGATCGCCCACGCGGAGTGCATCGCCAGGGGCGGCTACCCCTCGCCGCTGGGCTACGGCGGCTCAGGGACGCCCTACCCGAAGTCGCTGTGCACCAGCGTCAACGAGGTCATCTGCCACGGCATCCCCGACTCGACCGTCCTCAAGGACGGCGACATCGTCAACTGCGACGTGACGATCTACCTCGACGGCGTGCACGGCGACACCAACGCGACCTTCCTCGTCGGTGAGGTCTCCGAGCAGGACCGGCGGCTCGTCGAGGTCACCCGCGAGTGCCTCGACCTCGGCATCGCGGCGGTCCGGCCGGGCGGCACCGTGCGCGACATCGGCCGGGCGATCCAGGCCCACGCCGAGAGCCACGGCTACGGCGTGGTGCAGGCCTTCGTCGGGCACGGCATCGGCCGGTCCTTCCACAGCGACCCGCAGATCTACCACTACGACAACCCGCAGGCGCGCACCGTGCTGCAGCCCGGCATGACCTTCACCATCGAGCCGATGATCACGATCGGCGACTGGCGCCACGAGATGTGGGACGACGGCTGGACGGCCGTGACTCGCGACCGGTCGAGGACCGCGCAGTTCGAGCACACCCTGGTCGTCACCGAGACCGGCGCCGACGTGCTGACCCGCATCGGCTAG
- the thiE gene encoding thiamine phosphate synthase, translating into MRARLADARLYLCTPDRPDLADFLEEVLAGGVDIVQLREKGIEARREIALCEVVAEVAARHGAMWSVNDRADVASVVRPDVLHLGQDDLPVPAARAILGDDVLVGRSTHDEQQVAAAAVEPGVDYFCVGPTWPTPTKPGRPAPGLALTRFTAGLGTERPWFAIGGIDEGNLDEVLAAGATRVVVVRALTEAADPRAAAARLRVRLA; encoded by the coding sequence CTGCGCGCGCGGCTGGCCGACGCCCGCCTCTACCTCTGCACGCCCGACCGCCCCGACCTCGCGGACTTCCTCGAGGAGGTGCTCGCGGGCGGGGTCGACATCGTGCAGCTGCGCGAGAAGGGCATCGAGGCGCGCCGCGAGATCGCGCTGTGCGAGGTCGTCGCGGAGGTGGCCGCTCGCCACGGGGCGATGTGGTCGGTCAACGACCGCGCCGACGTGGCCTCCGTCGTACGCCCTGACGTCCTGCACCTCGGTCAGGACGACCTGCCGGTGCCCGCCGCCCGCGCGATCCTCGGTGACGACGTGCTCGTCGGCCGGTCCACCCACGACGAGCAGCAGGTGGCCGCGGCGGCCGTCGAGCCCGGCGTCGACTACTTCTGCGTCGGGCCGACGTGGCCGACCCCGACCAAGCCGGGCCGGCCCGCGCCCGGACTCGCCCTCACCCGCTTCACGGCTGGCCTCGGCACCGAGCGGCCCTGGTTCGCGATCGGCGGCATCGACGAGGGCAACCTCGACGAGGTCCTGGCCGCCGGGGCGACGCGGGTCGTCGTGGTGCGGGCCCTCACCGAGGCCGCCGACCCGCGGGCGGCCGCCGCGCGACTGCGGGTACGGCTCGCGTGA
- a CDS encoding Rv2175c family DNA-binding protein — protein MEMLTVPDVAELLAVPVTEVRSRVKDGTFLSVRRDDGVLVLPAEQFDGTELVKHFSGVLTLLRDAGYNDDEALRWLTTADDTLPGTPLQALHENRATEIKRRAQALAF, from the coding sequence ATGGAGATGCTCACGGTCCCGGACGTCGCCGAGCTGCTGGCGGTGCCCGTCACCGAGGTGCGCAGCCGCGTCAAGGACGGGACCTTCCTGTCGGTTCGCCGTGATGACGGCGTGCTGGTGCTGCCGGCCGAGCAGTTCGACGGCACCGAGCTCGTCAAGCACTTCTCCGGTGTGCTGACCCTGCTGCGCGACGCGGGCTACAACGACGACGAGGCCCTGCGCTGGCTGACCACCGCCGACGACACGCTGCCGGGCACCCCCCTGCAGGCGCTCCACGAGAACCGCGCGACCGAGATCAAGCGCCGGGCACAGGCGCTCGCCTTCTAG
- a CDS encoding Gfo/Idh/MocA family oxidoreductase has product MTVRWGFLGAGFVATKALAPAVHAADGAVLHAAAARDPARAAALGGAVTHPSYSSLLADPDVDAVYISLTNEAHVPWVLAALEAGKHVLCEKPLGLTADEVRSMAAAAGDRLLVEASWYRWHPRVRLAQQRLADIGEVRHVTAGFTFGGVPEGNYRLEVERGGGALYDVGHYAVSAALWAVGQGVPSDVAARQVLGPTGVDLVTEAVLDWPSGATAEVRAGIDEGEGQWLVVTGTEGEIELRDAPFTSWIEDDTELWVSDGTATERLRVPATDAYRVMVEEVSSVIAGGPGWVLPLEESLACATVLDTIRSAARAH; this is encoded by the coding sequence GTGACGGTCCGCTGGGGGTTCCTCGGCGCCGGCTTCGTCGCGACCAAGGCGCTCGCGCCGGCGGTCCACGCCGCCGACGGCGCGGTCCTGCACGCCGCGGCTGCCCGCGACCCTGCGCGGGCCGCGGCACTCGGCGGGGCGGTGACGCACCCGTCGTACTCCTCGCTCCTCGCCGACCCCGACGTCGACGCCGTCTACATCAGCCTCACCAACGAGGCCCACGTGCCCTGGGTGCTCGCGGCTCTGGAGGCGGGCAAGCACGTGCTGTGCGAGAAGCCGCTCGGGCTCACCGCCGACGAGGTGCGCTCCATGGCCGCAGCGGCCGGTGACCGGTTGCTGGTGGAGGCGTCCTGGTACCGCTGGCACCCTCGCGTCCGGCTCGCCCAGCAGCGGCTCGCCGACATCGGCGAGGTGCGCCACGTGACGGCCGGCTTCACCTTCGGCGGGGTGCCGGAAGGCAACTACCGGCTCGAGGTCGAGCGTGGGGGAGGAGCCCTCTACGACGTGGGGCACTACGCCGTGTCGGCCGCGCTGTGGGCGGTCGGGCAGGGCGTGCCGTCCGACGTCGCGGCCCGCCAGGTGCTCGGCCCGACCGGTGTGGACCTCGTCACCGAGGCCGTCCTCGACTGGCCGTCGGGCGCGACCGCCGAGGTGCGGGCCGGCATCGACGAGGGCGAGGGGCAGTGGCTCGTCGTCACCGGGACCGAGGGGGAGATCGAGCTGCGCGACGCTCCCTTCACGTCGTGGATCGAGGACGACACCGAGCTGTGGGTCTCCGACGGGACCGCCACCGAGCGGCTACGGGTACCGGCGACCGACGCCTACCGGGTCATGGTCGAGGAGGTCTCGTCGGTGATCGCCGGCGGGCCCGGCTGGGTGCTGCCTCTCGAGGAGTCGCTGGCCTGCGCGACCGTCCTCGACACGATCCGCTCCGCGGCGAGGGCTCACTAG
- the thiS gene encoding sulfur carrier protein ThiS translates to METTIEITVNGRRSAVDRGTTLPALVASLGLRVGSVVIEYNGTALLRAEVEAVVLADGDRLELVRAVAGG, encoded by the coding sequence GTGGAGACCACCATCGAGATCACCGTCAACGGGCGGCGCTCTGCCGTCGACAGGGGTACGACGCTGCCGGCCCTCGTCGCGTCGCTCGGCCTGCGGGTCGGGTCCGTCGTCATCGAGTACAACGGCACCGCCCTGCTGCGCGCCGAGGTCGAGGCCGTCGTCCTTGCCGACGGTGACCGGCTCGAGCTGGTACGGGCGGTGGCGGGTGGCTGA
- a CDS encoding lycopene cyclase domain-containing protein, which yields MTYTTAALIGVVATVLLDLVVLRTRLLLRRVFWVAYAIVVFFQLVTNGILTGRGIVFYDDSAVAGVGSSAGEAPPLLGQGRVVFAPFEDLLFGFALVVQTLAWWVWWGRRYPSLRTARSSRPPAPRT from the coding sequence GTGACCTACACGACTGCGGCGCTGATCGGCGTCGTCGCCACCGTGCTGCTCGACCTGGTGGTCCTGCGGACCCGGCTGCTGCTGCGCCGCGTCTTCTGGGTCGCCTACGCGATCGTGGTCTTCTTCCAGCTCGTCACCAACGGCATCCTCACCGGGCGCGGCATCGTCTTCTACGACGACAGCGCTGTCGCGGGCGTCGGGTCGAGCGCGGGCGAGGCCCCACCGCTGCTCGGTCAGGGCCGCGTCGTCTTCGCGCCCTTCGAGGACCTGCTCTTCGGCTTCGCGCTGGTCGTGCAGACCCTCGCCTGGTGGGTCTGGTGGGGCCGGCGCTACCCCAGCCTCAGGACGGCACGAAGCTCGCGCCCACCAGCACCGCGCACATGA
- a CDS encoding Gfo/Idh/MocA family oxidoreductase: MLRVLILAPETASEPSAVAGLASYLRRAGVELVDRDPQLVLAVGAVRDLPEGVPTLLVGPEPALADAAGLVLGRTTPVHEVRVRPGRDAGDVMDRSGGDVVLQDRWPLVDKAADDVEVLLTANVAFTDHPVATWRPATGIGVLTVGSTPSSYADPVWHRLVHRVVRRVLGVRDEGTVRVGVLGYGAIGHEHNAAIQLTPGLELAAICDTDPRRIEAARELAPAVVGHATGDALLADDGVDLVIVSTPPNTHADWTLRALEAGKHVVVEKPFCITVEEADRQIDAAAARGLSLSVYQNRRWDPDYLALKGVVRSGQLGEVFHYESFIGGYGHPCNYWHSDEEVSGGAIYDWGSHYLDWALDLFGQEVEWVSATTHKRVWHDVTNADHSRVLVHFVDGVEAEFTHSDLSAALKPKFYVLGTEGGLIGDWRFERVTGRSPIGTLLEDRLAHSDAPAALRVFTPDGFGGTSETTLSVPPAPAQPFHRELADSLLSGEPMSVTPEGSKRNIAVMQAATLSARDSGRPVPLPT; the protein is encoded by the coding sequence ATGCTCCGCGTCCTGATCCTCGCGCCCGAGACTGCCTCCGAGCCCAGTGCCGTCGCCGGTCTCGCCTCCTACCTCCGCCGGGCCGGGGTCGAGCTCGTCGACCGCGACCCTCAGCTTGTGCTCGCCGTCGGGGCGGTGCGCGACCTGCCCGAGGGCGTCCCCACGCTGCTCGTCGGCCCCGAGCCCGCGCTCGCCGACGCCGCCGGGCTGGTCCTCGGTCGCACCACCCCGGTCCACGAGGTGCGAGTCCGCCCGGGCCGCGACGCCGGCGACGTCATGGACCGCTCCGGCGGCGACGTCGTCCTGCAGGACCGCTGGCCGCTCGTCGACAAGGCCGCCGACGACGTCGAGGTGCTGCTGACCGCCAACGTCGCCTTCACCGACCACCCCGTCGCCACCTGGCGGCCGGCGACCGGTATCGGTGTCCTCACCGTGGGCAGCACCCCGTCGTCGTACGCCGATCCTGTCTGGCACCGCCTCGTCCACCGCGTCGTGCGCCGGGTGCTGGGGGTCCGTGACGAAGGCACGGTCCGCGTCGGTGTGCTCGGCTACGGCGCGATCGGGCACGAGCACAACGCCGCCATCCAGCTGACCCCGGGCCTCGAGCTCGCGGCGATCTGCGACACCGACCCGCGCCGCATCGAGGCGGCCCGTGAGCTGGCCCCGGCCGTCGTCGGCCACGCCACCGGCGACGCGCTGCTCGCCGACGACGGCGTCGACCTCGTCATCGTCAGCACCCCGCCCAACACCCACGCCGACTGGACGCTGCGGGCGCTCGAGGCCGGCAAGCACGTCGTGGTCGAGAAGCCGTTCTGCATCACCGTCGAGGAGGCCGACCGCCAGATCGACGCGGCGGCCGCACGGGGCCTGTCTCTGTCGGTCTACCAGAACCGACGGTGGGATCCCGACTACCTCGCGCTCAAGGGGGTCGTGCGGTCCGGCCAGCTCGGAGAGGTCTTCCACTACGAGAGCTTCATCGGTGGCTACGGCCACCCGTGCAACTACTGGCACTCCGACGAGGAGGTCTCCGGCGGCGCCATCTACGACTGGGGCAGCCACTACCTCGACTGGGCGCTCGACCTGTTCGGCCAGGAGGTCGAGTGGGTGTCGGCGACGACCCACAAGCGGGTCTGGCACGACGTCACCAACGCCGACCACAGCCGGGTGCTCGTCCACTTCGTCGACGGCGTCGAGGCGGAGTTCACCCACTCCGACCTGTCGGCGGCGCTGAAGCCGAAGTTCTACGTCCTCGGCACCGAGGGCGGCCTGATCGGTGACTGGCGCTTCGAGCGGGTCACGGGCCGCTCGCCGATCGGCACCCTGCTCGAGGACCGGCTCGCGCACTCCGACGCGCCCGCCGCGCTGCGGGTCTTCACCCCCGACGGGTTCGGCGGCACGTCGGAGACGACGCTGTCTGTGCCGCCCGCGCCTGCCCAGCCCTTCCACCGGGAGCTCGCCGACTCGCTGCTGTCCGGCGAGCCGATGTCGGTGACGCCGGAGGGGTCCAAGCGCAACATCGCCGTCATGCAGGCCGCCACCCTGTCGGCCCGCGACAGCGGCCGCCCGGTGCCCCTGCCGACCTGA
- a CDS encoding DUF6480 family protein, with protein MDQRPAPATDPAATPGLEPGGGVAPGDTPPAEGQVSGAAPSPSPNQGPVSGNRTPMVIALSALAVLVVMCAVLVGASFVPS; from the coding sequence ATGGACCAGCGCCCCGCCCCCGCGACCGATCCCGCTGCCACGCCCGGCCTCGAGCCCGGCGGTGGCGTCGCCCCCGGCGACACCCCGCCCGCGGAGGGTCAGGTCTCGGGTGCCGCCCCGTCGCCGTCGCCCAACCAGGGACCGGTCAGCGGCAACCGCACCCCGATGGTCATCGCGCTGTCCGCCCTGGCCGTGCTGGTCGTCATGTGCGCGGTGCTGGTGGGCGCGAGCTTCGTGCCGTCCTGA